A stretch of Paracoccus sp. N5 DNA encodes these proteins:
- a CDS encoding DUF2127 domain-containing protein has translation MKHIKGKHGPLHWLFESTLALKAVFALFEIMAGAGLWWLPHRRLAEFTAWLTRHELIEGHRSPVYGRVAAALAEFSAASQHFYALYLLGHGAIKLVIVALLMRRVAFAYPLGIAVFAGFIVMQMHRWTHTQAPALLALSALDAVVIGLTWREWRGKTG, from the coding sequence ATGAAGCATATCAAGGGGAAGCACGGACCGCTGCACTGGCTGTTCGAGTCGACCCTGGCCCTGAAGGCCGTCTTCGCGCTGTTCGAGATCATGGCCGGCGCCGGCCTGTGGTGGCTGCCGCACCGGCGCCTGGCCGAATTCACCGCATGGCTGACCCGCCACGAGCTGATCGAGGGCCACCGCAGCCCGGTCTATGGCCGCGTGGCGGCGGCGCTGGCCGAGTTCTCGGCGGCGAGCCAGCATTTCTATGCGCTCTATCTCCTCGGGCATGGCGCGATCAAGCTGGTGATCGTGGCTCTGCTGATGCGGCGGGTGGCCTTCGCCTATCCGCTGGGGATCGCGGTCTTCGCCGGCTTCATCGTCATGCAGATGCACCGCTGGACGCATACCCAGGCGCCCGCCCTGCTGGCGCTTTCGGCCCTGGACGCGGTGGTGATCGGGCTGACCTGGCGCGAGTGGCGCGGCAAGACCGGCTGA
- the gpt gene encoding xanthine phosphoribosyltransferase encodes MTDRLPHERGFHISWDQIHRDSRALAWRLEDREWRAILAITRGGLVPAMIVARELDIRVIDTVSVKSYQGKGGQERGEVKVLKAPDPAVMQDGDGILVIDDLVDSGRTLEHVRMLYPKAHFATVYAKPKGRPMVQTYVTEVSQDTWIFFPWDMALQYVQPYRGED; translated from the coding sequence ATGACCGATCGCCTGCCCCATGAACGCGGATTCCACATCAGCTGGGACCAGATCCACCGCGACTCGCGCGCGCTGGCCTGGCGGCTCGAGGATCGGGAATGGCGCGCGATCCTGGCCATCACCCGCGGCGGGCTGGTGCCGGCGATGATCGTCGCGCGCGAGCTCGACATCCGCGTCATCGACACCGTCTCGGTCAAGTCCTACCAGGGCAAGGGCGGGCAGGAGCGCGGCGAGGTCAAGGTGCTCAAGGCGCCCGACCCGGCGGTGATGCAGGACGGCGACGGCATCCTGGTCATCGACGACCTGGTCGATTCCGGCCGCACGCTGGAGCATGTGCGCATGCTTTACCCCAAGGCGCATTTCGCCACCGTCTATGCCAAGCCCAAGGGCCGGCCGATGGTGCAGACCTATGTCACCGAGGTCAGCCAGGACACCTGGATCTTCTTTCCCTGGGACATGGCGCTGCAATATGTCCAGCCCTATCGCGGCGAGGATTGA
- a CDS encoding LysE family transporter, which yields MSVEQVIALVSALSLAILTPGPAIIATVQTAFAHGRERALPYALGLAFGASLWCIAALLGLAVLFRLHPGWFAGMKVFGGLYLLWFAWGLWRASTRPLPPAASGARGFFGGIALNLSNPKPALFYAALILSVFPEPMAPARQGLIYALCLATELFWYALVAVLMSTAPMRARYFAAKSWIDRAASIAMALLGLLLIFNH from the coding sequence ATGAGCGTCGAGCAGGTCATTGCGCTTGTCTCGGCGCTGTCGCTGGCGATCCTGACGCCGGGGCCGGCGATCATCGCCACGGTGCAGACCGCCTTTGCCCATGGCCGCGAGCGCGCCCTGCCCTATGCGCTGGGGCTGGCCTTCGGCGCCTCGCTGTGGTGCATCGCGGCGCTTTTGGGCCTGGCCGTGCTGTTCCGGCTGCATCCGGGCTGGTTCGCCGGGATGAAGGTCTTCGGCGGGCTTTACCTGCTGTGGTTCGCCTGGGGGCTGTGGCGCGCCTCGACCCGGCCGCTGCCGCCGGCCGCCAGCGGCGCGCGCGGCTTTTTCGGCGGCATCGCGCTGAACCTCTCGAACCCGAAGCCCGCGCTGTTCTATGCCGCGCTGATCCTGTCGGTCTTTCCCGAGCCGATGGCGCCCGCGCGCCAGGGGCTGATCTATGCGCTGTGCCTGGCGACCGAGCTGTTCTGGTATGCGCTGGTTGCGGTTCTGATGTCGACAGCGCCCATGCGGGCACGCTATTTTGCCGCGAAATCCTGGATCGACCGGGCCGCCAGCATCGCCATGGCCTTGCTGGGTTTGCTGTTGATCTTCAACCACTAA
- the fabI gene encoding enoyl-ACP reductase FabI, whose protein sequence is MSSEAGNGLMKGRRGLIMGLANDKSIAWGIAKALADQGAELAFSYQGEALKRRVEPLAAQLGSDLLAECDVSDEASIDALFAAIAERWDSIDFIVHAIGFSDKEQLRGRYADTTRDNFLMTMDISVYSFTAVARRASAMMPPGGSMLTLTYYGAERVMPHYNVMGVAKAALEASVRYLAEDFGKDGIRVNAISAGPIKTLAASGIGDFRYILKWNELNSPLRRNVSQDEVGKSALYLLSDLGSGVTGETHHVDSGYHIVGMKAVDAPDIATTKKD, encoded by the coding sequence ATGTCAAGTGAAGCCGGGAACGGGCTGATGAAAGGGCGTCGCGGCCTCATCATGGGGCTGGCGAACGACAAGTCGATCGCCTGGGGCATCGCCAAGGCGCTGGCTGACCAGGGGGCCGAGCTGGCCTTTTCCTATCAGGGCGAGGCGCTGAAGCGCCGGGTCGAGCCGCTGGCCGCCCAACTCGGCTCGGACCTGCTGGCGGAATGCGACGTGTCGGACGAGGCGTCCATCGACGCGCTCTTCGCCGCCATCGCCGAGCGCTGGGACAGCATCGACTTCATCGTCCACGCCATCGGCTTTTCCGACAAGGAGCAGCTGCGCGGCCGCTATGCCGATACCACGCGCGACAACTTCCTGATGACCATGGACATTTCGGTCTATTCCTTCACCGCCGTCGCCCGCCGCGCAAGCGCGATGATGCCGCCGGGCGGGTCCATGCTGACCCTGACCTATTACGGGGCCGAGCGCGTCATGCCGCATTACAACGTCATGGGCGTGGCCAAGGCGGCGCTGGAAGCCTCGGTGCGTTACCTCGCCGAGGATTTCGGCAAGGACGGCATCCGCGTCAACGCCATCTCGGCCGGGCCGATCAAGACGCTGGCGGCCAGCGGCATCGGCGATTTCCGCTATATCCTGAAATGGAACGAGCTGAACTCGCCCCTGCGCCGCAACGTCAGCCAGGACGAGGTCGGCAAATCGGCGCTGTATCTGCTGTCGGACCTGGGCTCGGGCGTGACCGGCGAGACGCATCACGTCGATTCGGGCTATCACATCGTCGGCATGAAGGCCGTCGATGCCCCCGACATCGCCACCACGAAAAAGGACTGA
- the pdxH gene encoding pyridoxamine 5'-phosphate oxidase — MSDRSGIFAGDDPFAIARAWLAEAEKVEPNDPNAIALATVDAAGLPDVRMVLLKEIEGAGTDGAFIFYTNFESAKAVEIEATGTAAFVMHWKSLRRQVRVRGSVSRVEPALADAYYDSRALQSRIGAWASRQSRPLESRGALMAEVARMGINLGLKPRRPEHWGGYRIRPVQIEFWADGAFRLHDRFRWLRADYARENNVMQAAPQEVVESFWHVDRLSP; from the coding sequence ATGAGCGACCGGAGCGGAATTTTCGCGGGCGACGACCCGTTTGCCATCGCCAGGGCCTGGCTGGCCGAGGCCGAGAAGGTCGAGCCGAACGACCCCAATGCCATCGCGCTGGCCACGGTGGACGCCGCCGGCCTGCCCGACGTGCGCATGGTGCTGCTGAAGGAGATCGAGGGCGCGGGCACCGACGGCGCCTTCATTTTCTACACCAATTTCGAAAGCGCCAAGGCGGTCGAGATCGAGGCGACCGGCACGGCCGCCTTCGTCATGCACTGGAAATCGCTGCGCCGGCAGGTGCGGGTGCGCGGCTCGGTCAGCCGGGTCGAGCCGGCGCTGGCCGATGCCTATTACGATTCGCGCGCGCTGCAATCGCGCATCGGCGCCTGGGCCTCGCGCCAGAGCCGGCCGCTGGAAAGCCGCGGCGCGCTGATGGCCGAGGTCGCGCGGATGGGAATCAACCTTGGATTGAAACCGCGCCGTCCCGAGCATTGGGGCGGCTATCGCATCCGGCCGGTTCAGATCGAGTTCTGGGCCGATGGCGCCTTTCGCCTGCATGACCGCTTTCGCTGGCTGCGCGCAGATTATGCCCGTGAAAACAATGTCATGCAGGCGGCTCCGCAAGAGGTGGTGGAAAGTTTCTGGCATGTCGACCGTCTTAGCCCTTGA
- a CDS encoding cold shock domain-containing protein: MEENDEQQRKIAGVVKWFDGGKGFGFLTDPEGGADILLHANVLRNFGQSSVAEGSQVTAIIQKTPRGMQALEVLEIRPPAAEPMPAIADLCSATPEEVALLPLLPARVKWFDKAKGFGFANVFADKADVFLHIEVLRHSGFSDLAVGEAIALRVVDGRRGLMAAQILSWERAVAEARLVQPGGGAALAKLRLVAGAV, from the coding sequence ATGGAAGAAAACGACGAACAACAGCGTAAGATTGCGGGCGTCGTGAAGTGGTTTGACGGCGGCAAGGGCTTCGGTTTCCTGACCGATCCCGAGGGCGGCGCCGATATCCTGCTGCATGCCAATGTGCTGCGGAATTTCGGTCAGAGCTCGGTCGCCGAGGGGTCTCAGGTCACCGCGATCATTCAGAAGACGCCGCGCGGCATGCAGGCGCTGGAGGTGCTGGAGATCCGGCCGCCGGCCGCCGAGCCGATGCCGGCCATCGCCGACCTGTGCTCGGCCACGCCCGAGGAGGTCGCGCTGCTGCCGCTGCTGCCGGCGCGGGTGAAATGGTTCGACAAGGCCAAGGGCTTCGGCTTCGCCAATGTCTTCGCCGACAAGGCCGATGTGTTCCTGCATATCGAGGTGCTGCGGCATTCCGGCTTTTCCGACCTGGCGGTGGGCGAGGCGATCGCGCTGCGCGTGGTCGACGGCCGGCGCGGCCTGATGGCGGCGCAGATCCTGTCCTGGGAAAGGGCGGTGGCCGAAGCCCGCCTGGTCCAACCGGGGGGGGGGGCCGCGCTCGCTAAATTGCGGCTGGTCGCGGGCGCGGTATGA
- a CDS encoding DUF192 domain-containing protein has protein sequence MSVPVEIADTAEERARGLMFRRDLPAGQGMLFIYETPQPVSFWMRNTPIPLDMVFIDARGAVRHVHAMARPLDETAIPGAAPGDPAPERLMVLELPGGDAARLGIVPGMVLAHPRLPQATALAPCD, from the coding sequence GTGAGCGTTCCGGTCGAGATCGCCGATACGGCCGAAGAACGTGCGCGCGGGCTGATGTTCCGCCGCGACTTGCCGGCGGGGCAGGGCATGCTGTTCATCTATGAAACCCCGCAACCCGTCAGCTTCTGGATGCGCAACACCCCGATTCCGCTGGACATGGTCTTTATCGACGCCCGCGGCGCGGTGCGGCATGTCCATGCCATGGCCCGTCCGCTGGACGAGACCGCGATCCCCGGCGCCGCGCCGGGCGATCCGGCGCCCGAGCGGCTGATGGTGCTGGAACTGCCCGGCGGCGACGCGGCCCGGCTGGGCATCGTGCCGGGCATGGTGCTGGCGCATCCGCGCCTGCCGCAGGCGACGGCGCTGGCGCCCTGCGACTGA
- a CDS encoding tyrosine-type recombinase/integrase, producing the protein MTRVNLKGINRVRKKLADGSIREHHYVGRGKGAVKFWDSASGIAIGSPEYVEAFTKASRSGTPAQGKFRSVILRFLDSQDFTELAPRTQSDMRKSFFHATNGIDHKFGDAPLAAFEDPRIRRQALDWRDKIGGKVGDDRIRHLQRLVGFALDRTMIRHHHLMGVKSVYKGKRAEIFWMPEEIEAFRLGAPDHVWRILAIALESGLRPGDLFELTREHIHRTPHGHRIVIWTRKRKRLASIPVTDRMAELIADTPEGQARLIVNKGGQPYQHENYLGDAVSTWRDKIKIRSELQLKDARGTAATRLLEAGAELKEIATHMGWSIKHAAEVIERYVALSPSMTDGLAEKLARAESRTKLQTALQTGEGHK; encoded by the coding sequence ATGACGAGGGTTAACCTGAAGGGCATCAACCGGGTGCGAAAGAAGCTCGCGGACGGCTCGATCCGCGAGCATCATTACGTCGGCCGCGGCAAGGGCGCCGTGAAATTCTGGGACAGTGCCAGCGGTATCGCCATAGGTTCGCCCGAATATGTCGAGGCATTCACGAAGGCGTCGCGTTCGGGGACGCCGGCGCAAGGCAAGTTCCGGTCGGTTATCCTGCGCTTCCTGGACAGCCAGGACTTCACCGAGCTTGCGCCGCGCACCCAGTCCGACATGCGGAAATCATTCTTCCACGCGACGAACGGCATCGATCACAAGTTCGGCGACGCACCGCTGGCAGCATTCGAGGATCCGCGCATCCGGCGCCAAGCGCTCGACTGGCGGGACAAGATCGGCGGCAAGGTTGGCGATGACCGAATCAGGCACCTGCAGCGACTGGTCGGCTTTGCCCTGGACCGGACCATGATCCGGCACCATCACCTGATGGGCGTCAAGTCGGTCTACAAGGGCAAGCGCGCGGAGATCTTCTGGATGCCGGAAGAGATCGAGGCGTTCCGCCTCGGCGCCCCGGATCACGTCTGGCGCATCCTCGCAATCGCCCTGGAGTCGGGCCTGCGGCCGGGCGACCTGTTCGAGTTGACCCGCGAACATATCCACCGGACGCCGCACGGGCACCGAATCGTTATCTGGACAAGGAAGCGCAAGCGGCTCGCCTCGATCCCGGTCACGGACCGGATGGCAGAGCTGATCGCGGATACGCCGGAAGGCCAGGCCCGCCTGATCGTCAACAAGGGCGGGCAGCCCTACCAGCATGAGAACTACCTGGGCGACGCGGTCAGTACCTGGCGGGACAAGATCAAGATTCGGTCGGAGCTGCAGCTGAAGGATGCGCGCGGCACGGCCGCCACGCGCTTGCTCGAAGCCGGGGCAGAACTGAAGGAGATCGCGACCCACATGGGCTGGTCGATCAAGCACGCTGCCGAGGTGATCGAGCGCTATGTGGCGCTGTCGCCCAGCATGACGGATGGACTGGCGGAGAAGCTGGCGCGGGCCGAATCCAGAACAAAGTTGCAAACCGCGCTGCAAACCGGAGAGGGTCACAAGTAG
- a CDS encoding phage Gp37/Gp68 family protein — MAENSNIEWTHHTFNPWIGCTKVGPGCDHCYAESWDARGLQQRETRWGAHAARTRTSAANWRKPLAWDRAAAAAGERHRVFCASLADVFDNHASIPPEWRDDLWWLIAATPNLDWMLLTKRPGNIDRILPHGWSGGWPNVWLGCTVVNQAEADRDIPKLLAAPAAVRFLSMEPLLGSVDLRHWIGSQPYLPGASTHVDANGYERQDIGGGIIDGLDLVIVGGESGPGARPMHPDWVRSLQDQCQAAGVAFHFKQWGEWAPGFFGNGQPLGCFNDAGEWVLPVQREWAMQDRQLMTRRGKARAGRMLDGRSWDEMPGLRS, encoded by the coding sequence ATGGCTGAGAACAGCAACATCGAGTGGACGCACCACACGTTCAACCCGTGGATAGGTTGCACCAAGGTCGGGCCCGGCTGCGATCATTGCTATGCTGAATCGTGGGACGCGCGCGGGCTCCAGCAGCGCGAGACACGATGGGGGGCGCATGCCGCCCGGACGCGCACCAGCGCGGCGAACTGGCGCAAGCCACTGGCATGGGACCGGGCTGCAGCGGCCGCCGGCGAACGGCACCGCGTATTCTGCGCCAGCCTCGCCGACGTGTTCGACAATCATGCCTCGATCCCGCCGGAATGGCGGGATGACCTGTGGTGGCTGATCGCGGCGACACCGAATCTGGACTGGATGCTGCTGACCAAGCGGCCGGGTAATATCGACCGGATTCTGCCGCATGGCTGGTCGGGCGGCTGGCCGAACGTCTGGCTGGGCTGCACCGTGGTCAACCAGGCCGAGGCCGACCGGGACATTCCGAAGCTGCTGGCGGCGCCGGCGGCGGTGCGATTCCTCAGCATGGAGCCGCTGCTGGGATCGGTGGATCTGCGGCATTGGATAGGTTCGCAGCCCTACCTGCCCGGCGCATCGACGCATGTTGATGCTAATGGCTACGAGCGTCAGGACATTGGTGGCGGGATCATTGACGGCCTCGACCTCGTGATCGTCGGCGGCGAGAGCGGGCCCGGCGCGCGGCCGATGCACCCGGATTGGGTACGGTCCCTGCAGGATCAGTGCCAAGCTGCCGGCGTGGCGTTCCATTTCAAGCAATGGGGCGAGTGGGCGCCGGGGTTTTTCGGGAACGGCCAACCGCTGGGATGCTTCAATGATGCCGGCGAGTGGGTTCTACCCGTCCAACGAGAATGGGCCATGCAGGATCGCCAGCTGATGACCAGAAGGGGCAAGGCTCGCGCTGGCCGGATGCTGGACGGCCGCTCCTGGGACGAAATGCCGGGGTTGCGATCCTGA
- a CDS encoding DUF2303 family protein, with amino-acid sequence MTSETPKNIAETLLAELPRLGEVQPISMPTADEPEAPFIVAVPEGLRVEDLTSKHRAVVEALKPLQRTGKAVLADLDSLISWTNRFKGADTALFGQIHPAPKLISVIDYHGQGAPVVAPEAGDPAANYGRHRAVYDFPVSEEWKRWSAIDGKALDKDVFGEFIEAQASDFLDPTPALLGKPGDQIEDWEQRMIDIAAKIQGRFGQYAAINLLSRELKIHEVGHIEVKTNRDTGEAQVQFLTEHRSPDGSPLTLPNLFMIAIPVFEEGALYRLAVRFRYRKAGQDVKFIASIYNPDAALRDAAREAMAHAQAETAVPLMMGRPEIGAD; translated from the coding sequence ATGACCTCCGAAACCCCGAAGAACATTGCCGAGACGCTGCTGGCCGAACTGCCGCGCCTGGGCGAGGTCCAGCCTATCAGCATGCCGACGGCAGACGAGCCCGAGGCCCCTTTCATCGTCGCCGTGCCCGAAGGCCTGCGCGTCGAGGATCTGACCAGCAAGCACCGCGCCGTGGTCGAGGCGCTGAAACCGCTCCAGCGCACCGGCAAGGCGGTGCTGGCCGATCTGGACAGCCTGATCAGCTGGACCAATCGCTTCAAGGGCGCGGATACCGCACTGTTCGGCCAGATCCATCCCGCGCCCAAGCTGATCTCAGTGATCGACTACCACGGCCAGGGCGCCCCGGTGGTTGCGCCGGAAGCCGGCGACCCGGCCGCGAATTATGGCCGCCACCGCGCTGTCTATGACTTCCCCGTCTCCGAAGAATGGAAACGCTGGAGCGCGATCGACGGCAAGGCCCTCGACAAGGACGTGTTCGGCGAGTTCATCGAGGCACAGGCCAGCGACTTCCTCGACCCCACGCCGGCGCTGCTGGGCAAGCCCGGCGACCAGATCGAGGACTGGGAACAGCGGATGATCGACATCGCCGCCAAGATCCAGGGGCGGTTCGGTCAGTATGCCGCCATCAACCTGCTGTCGCGCGAGTTGAAGATCCACGAGGTCGGCCACATCGAGGTCAAGACCAACCGCGACACCGGCGAAGCCCAGGTGCAATTCCTGACCGAGCATCGCAGCCCGGACGGTAGCCCACTGACCCTGCCGAACCTCTTCATGATCGCGATCCCGGTTTTCGAGGAAGGCGCGCTTTACCGTCTCGCCGTGCGCTTCCGCTATCGCAAGGCCGGCCAGGACGTGAAGTTCATCGCCTCGATCTACAACCCCGACGCGGCGCTGCGCGATGCCGCCCGCGAAGCGATGGCCCATGCCCAGGCCGAAACCGCCGTGCCCCTGATGATGGGCCGACCCGAGATCGGCGCGGACTGA
- a CDS encoding DUF6378 domain-containing protein — translation MIRSKILDDAGFCIIRDRADAYGSAQVGFDAIAQVWAALDQARGDRARGAADVAAFMVAVKLVRASTNPGHVDSWVDIAGFAALGGEIATEGGAA, via the coding sequence GTGATCCGCAGTAAGATCCTTGATGACGCGGGTTTTTGCATCATCCGCGACCGTGCCGATGCCTATGGCAGCGCGCAGGTCGGTTTCGATGCCATCGCCCAGGTCTGGGCCGCGCTCGACCAGGCGCGCGGTGATCGTGCGCGCGGCGCAGCTGATGTCGCGGCCTTCATGGTCGCGGTCAAGCTCGTGCGCGCGTCGACCAATCCCGGTCACGTCGACAGCTGGGTCGATATCGCCGGTTTCGCGGCCCTCGGCGGCGAGATCGCGACGGAAGGCGGTGCGGCATGA